The Setaria italica strain Yugu1 chromosome IX, Setaria_italica_v2.0, whole genome shotgun sequence genome has a window encoding:
- the LOC101784839 gene encoding alanine aminotransferase 2 isoform X2: MGQQPNKFFREVLALCDYPRLLEQSETNSLFSSDAIARSRKILDLFPWRATGGYSHCQGTEGLRDVIAAGITCRDGFPCNAEDIFLTDGAAPPVHMMMHILIRDEKDGILCPIPSHYLYTSSMVLQGATLVPYYLDESRGWGVRMSDLKKQLDGARSKGVNVRGLVVINPGNPTGHVLVEENQREIVEFCRKEDLVLLADEVYQENIYTADKKFKSFKKIARSMGFSEGDISLVSFHSVSNGYYGECGRRGGYMEVTGFNSEVKKQVYKVASLSSCSNISGQILMSLVMNPPMVEDESYTSYQAERNGILSTFSRCAESMACALNCLEGVTCCKAEGAMFVFPSVHLPKRAIAAAEERNTEPDVFYALRLLENTGIVVAPGSVFGQVHGTWHFRCTILPKEEKIPLFISRFTAFHEGFMEEFRN; encoded by the exons ATGGGGCAGCAGCCAAACAAGTTTTTCCGAGAG GTTCTTGCGTTGTGTGATTATCCCCGTCTTCTAGAACAGAGTGAAACTAATTCCTTATTCAG CTCTGATGCAATAGCAAGGTCACGGAAGATTCTTGACCTCTTTCCTTGGAGAGCAACAGGAGGGTATAGTCACTGTCAG GGTACTGAAGGATTGCGCGATGTAATAGCTGCTGGAATAACATGTCGAGATGGTTTCCCTTGCAATGCAGAAGACATTTTCCTGACAGATGGAGCAGCTCCACCG GTTCACATGATGATGCACATACTGATACGGGATGAAAAAGATGGTATCCTCTGCCCAATTCCATCACATTATTTGTACACAAGTTCTATGGTTCTCCAGGGTGCGACTCTT GTACCATATTACCTTGACGAATCTAGAGGTTGGGGAGTGAGGATGTCAGATTTGAAGAAGCAGCTGGATGGTGCCCGATCAAAGGGTGTAAATGTGAGGGGACTTGTGGTGATAAATCCAGGAAACCCTACTGGACAT GTTCTTGTGGAGGAAAATCAGCGTGAAATTGTGGAATTCTGTAGGAAGGAAGACCTTGTTCTTCTAGCAGATGAG GTTTATCAAGAAAACATCTACACAGCTGATAAGAAATTTAAATCTTTCAAGAAGATAGCACGGTCCATGGGGTTCAGCGAAGGAGACATATCTTTAGTGTCATTTCATTCGGTTTCTAATG GGTATTATGGTGAATGTGGGAGAAGGGGAGGTTATATGGAAGTCACTGGCTTTAATTCTGAAGTAAAGAAACAAGTGTACAAAGTTGCATCCCTAAGTTCATGCTCCAATATCTCCGGTCAGATCCTCATGAGCCTAGTCATGAACCCACCAATG GTTGAGGATGAGTCATACACCTCTTATCAGGCAGAAAGAAATGGAATATTATCAACTTTTTCTCGATGTGCTGAG TCCATGGCGTGTGCATTGAACTGCCTGGAAGGAGTGACTTGCTGCAAAGCTGAAGGAGCAATGTTTGTGTTCCCTTCAGTGCACCTGCCAAAAAGGGCAATTGCAGCTGCTGAGGAACGGAACACAGAACCAGATGTATTCTATGCCCTCCGTCTTCTTGAAAACACTGGGATTGTTGTTGCGCCGGGTTCTGTTTTTGGACAA GTACATGGTACATGGCATTTCAGATGCACAATCCTGCCAAAAGAAGAGAAGATACCACTGTTCATCTCCCGCTTTACAGCATTTCATGAAGGGTTCATGGAAGAATTTCGCAACTAA
- the LOC101785497 gene encoding uncharacterized protein LOC101785497, whose product MATSMTSTHEYFYGRCKAPLIPSSMAALRCYCLQSTATIVQRRKSSRKMMIRASMDACPSSELKKSPKSVSFTGKVHKVYEDKNMGILCYTDKNGELVCEGLDEGPRLTWQDMEKLNMEKNAKNQGDQMQRTLPVAGIIDWSSLPAAISMGKN is encoded by the exons aTGGCCACTTCGATGACATCAACCCATGAATACTTCTATGGTCGCTGCAAGGCTCCTCTAATCCCATCATCCATGGCGGCCTTGAGGTGCTATTGCCTTCAATCGACTGCAACCATCGTTCAGAGGAGGAAGAGTTCAAGAAAGATGATGATCAGAGCCTCCATGGATGCCTGCCCAAGTTCTGAATTGAAAAAAAGCCCCAAGTCTGTCAGCTTCACTGGCAAGGTCCACAAG GTTTATGAGGACAAGAACATGGGAATCCTCTGCTACACTGATAAGAATGGCGAATTGGTGTGTGAAGGCCTAGACGAAGGCCCGAGGCTGACCTGGCAGGACATGGAGAAACTGAACATGGAGAA AAATGCAAAAAACCAAGGAGATCAAATGCAGAGGACATTGCCGGTAGCGGGCATTATTGACTGGAGCAGCCTCCCGGCTGCTATTAGTATGgggaagaactga
- the LOC101784839 gene encoding alanine aminotransferase 2 isoform X1, whose protein sequence is MAPRALTVDSLNPKVLALADHLGGDAIARRAQCIQKEIETKPGSHPFDEITYCNLSNPQSMGQQPNKFFREVLALCDYPRLLEQSETNSLFSSDAIARSRKILDLFPWRATGGYSHCQGTEGLRDVIAAGITCRDGFPCNAEDIFLTDGAAPPVHMMMHILIRDEKDGILCPIPSHYLYTSSMVLQGATLVPYYLDESRGWGVRMSDLKKQLDGARSKGVNVRGLVVINPGNPTGHVLVEENQREIVEFCRKEDLVLLADEVYQENIYTADKKFKSFKKIARSMGFSEGDISLVSFHSVSNGYYGECGRRGGYMEVTGFNSEVKKQVYKVASLSSCSNISGQILMSLVMNPPMVEDESYTSYQAERNGILSTFSRCAESMACALNCLEGVTCCKAEGAMFVFPSVHLPKRAIAAAEERNTEPDVFYALRLLENTGIVVAPGSVFGQVHGTWHFRCTILPKEEKIPLFISRFTAFHEGFMEEFRN, encoded by the exons ATGGCTCCTCGCGCCCTCACCGTTGACTCCCTGAACCCAAAG GTGCTGGCGCTCGCGGATCacctcggcggcgacgccatTGCCCGCCGCGCGCAG TGCATCCAGAAGGAGATAGAAACAAAACCCGGGTCACACCCTTTCGACGAG ATAACCTATTGCAACCTCAGCAATCCTCAGTCCATGGGGCAGCAGCCAAACAAGTTTTTCCGAGAG GTTCTTGCGTTGTGTGATTATCCCCGTCTTCTAGAACAGAGTGAAACTAATTCCTTATTCAG CTCTGATGCAATAGCAAGGTCACGGAAGATTCTTGACCTCTTTCCTTGGAGAGCAACAGGAGGGTATAGTCACTGTCAG GGTACTGAAGGATTGCGCGATGTAATAGCTGCTGGAATAACATGTCGAGATGGTTTCCCTTGCAATGCAGAAGACATTTTCCTGACAGATGGAGCAGCTCCACCG GTTCACATGATGATGCACATACTGATACGGGATGAAAAAGATGGTATCCTCTGCCCAATTCCATCACATTATTTGTACACAAGTTCTATGGTTCTCCAGGGTGCGACTCTT GTACCATATTACCTTGACGAATCTAGAGGTTGGGGAGTGAGGATGTCAGATTTGAAGAAGCAGCTGGATGGTGCCCGATCAAAGGGTGTAAATGTGAGGGGACTTGTGGTGATAAATCCAGGAAACCCTACTGGACAT GTTCTTGTGGAGGAAAATCAGCGTGAAATTGTGGAATTCTGTAGGAAGGAAGACCTTGTTCTTCTAGCAGATGAG GTTTATCAAGAAAACATCTACACAGCTGATAAGAAATTTAAATCTTTCAAGAAGATAGCACGGTCCATGGGGTTCAGCGAAGGAGACATATCTTTAGTGTCATTTCATTCGGTTTCTAATG GGTATTATGGTGAATGTGGGAGAAGGGGAGGTTATATGGAAGTCACTGGCTTTAATTCTGAAGTAAAGAAACAAGTGTACAAAGTTGCATCCCTAAGTTCATGCTCCAATATCTCCGGTCAGATCCTCATGAGCCTAGTCATGAACCCACCAATG GTTGAGGATGAGTCATACACCTCTTATCAGGCAGAAAGAAATGGAATATTATCAACTTTTTCTCGATGTGCTGAG TCCATGGCGTGTGCATTGAACTGCCTGGAAGGAGTGACTTGCTGCAAAGCTGAAGGAGCAATGTTTGTGTTCCCTTCAGTGCACCTGCCAAAAAGGGCAATTGCAGCTGCTGAGGAACGGAACACAGAACCAGATGTATTCTATGCCCTCCGTCTTCTTGAAAACACTGGGATTGTTGTTGCGCCGGGTTCTGTTTTTGGACAA GTACATGGTACATGGCATTTCAGATGCACAATCCTGCCAAAAGAAGAGAAGATACCACTGTTCATCTCCCGCTTTACAGCATTTCATGAAGGGTTCATGGAAGAATTTCGCAACTAA
- the LOC101784434 gene encoding alanine aminotransferase 2 gives MAASVAVENLNPKVLKCEYAVRGEIVIHAQRLQQQLQNQPGSLPFDEILYCNIGNPQSLGQQPVTFFREVLALCDHPCLLEKEEIKSLFSADAISRAKQILATIPGRATGAYSHSQGIKGLRDAIAAGIASRDGFPANADDIFITDGASPGVHLMMQLLIRNEKDGILCPIPQYPLYSASIALHGGTLVPYYLDEKTGWGLEISDLKKQLEDARSKGIDVRALVVINPGNPTGQVLAEDNQCDIVKFCKNEGLVLLADEVYQENIYVDNKKFNSFKKIARSLGYGEDDLPLVSFQSVSKGYYGECGKRGGYMEITGFSAPVREQIYKIASVNLCSNITGQILASLVMNPPKVGDESFASYKAEKDGILESLARRAKALEDAFNNLEGITCNKAEGAMYLFPQIHLPQKAIEAAKAAKKAPDAFYALRLLESTGIVVVPGSGFGQVPGTWHIRCTILPQEEKIPAVITRFKAFHEAFMAEYRG, from the exons ATGGCCGCCAGCGTCGCCGTGGAGAACCTCAACCCCAAG GTCTTAAAATGTGAGTATGCAGTGCGTGGGGAGATTGTCATTCATGCTCAG CGCTTGCAGCAACAGCTACAAAATCAACCAGGGTCTCTTCCTTTTGATGAG ATCCTCTACTGCAACATTGGGAATCCTCAATCTCTTGGTCAGCAACCAGTGACATTCTTCAGGGAG GTTCTTGCTCTTTGTGATCATCCATGCTTGTTGGAGAAAGAGGAAATCAAATCACTATTCAG TGCTGATGCTATTTCTCGAGCAAAGCAGATTCTGGCTACTATTCCTGGAAGAGCAACAGGTGCTTATAGTCACAGCCAG ggtatcaAAGGACTTCGTGATGCAATTGCTGCTGGTATTGCCTCACGTGATGGATTCCCTGCAAATGCAGATGACATTTTCATTACTGACGGAGCAAGTCCTGGG GTGCACTTGATGATGCAATTGCTGATAAGGAATGAGAAAGATGGAATTCTGTGCCCGATTCCTCAGTACCCCTTGTACTCAGCATCCATTGCTCTTCATGGTGGAACTCTT GTCCCCTATTACCTTGATGAAAAAACCGGATGGGGTTTGGAGATCTCTGATCTTAAGAAGCAACTTGAAGATGCTCGGTCAAAAGGCATTGATGTTAGGGCCTTGGTGGTTATCAATCCAGGAAACCCAACTGGGCAG GTTCTTGCTGAGGACAACCAATGTGACATAGTGAAATTCTGCAAAAATGAGGGCCTCGTTCTTCTAGCTGATGAG GTATATCAAGAGAACATCTATGTTGACAACAAGAAATTTAACTCTTTCAAGAAGATAGCAAGATCCTTGGGATATGGCGAGGATGATCTCCCTTTGGTATCATTTCAGTCTGTTTCTAAAG GATATTATGGAGAGTGTGGTAAAAGAGGAGGTTACATGGAGATTACTGGCTTCAGTGCTCCAGTAAGAGAGCAGATCTACAAGATAGCTTCAGTGAACTTATGCTCCAATATCACTGGTCAAATCCTTGCCAGCCTCGTCATGAATCCACCAAAG GTCGGGGATGAATCGTTTGCTTCCTACAAGGCAGAGAAAGATGGAATCCTTGAATCTTTAGCTCGTCGTGCAAAG GCACTGGAGGATGCATTCAACAATCTCGAGGGAATTACATGTAACAAGGCTGAAGGAGCAATGTACCTTTTCCCTCAGATTCATCTGCCACAGAAGGCAATTGAGGCTGCTAAAGCTGCTAAGAAAGCACCTGATGCATTCTATGCTCTCCGTCTCCTTGAATCAACTGGAATTGTTGTGGTCCCTGGATCCGGATTTGGCCAA GTTCCTGGAACATGGCATATCAGGTGCACGATCCTGCCGCAGGAAGAAAAGATCCCCGCGGTGATCACCCGCTTCAAGGCGTTCCATGAGGCGTTCATGGCGGAGTACCGCGGCTAA